The proteins below come from a single Vicugna pacos chromosome 13, VicPac4, whole genome shotgun sequence genomic window:
- the CCDC163 gene encoding transmembrane protein CCDC163 isoform X2: MSRSWSWSEQLDALLYATDGNVARIKQRLYPLGVSTSGDLAGTWISPRHFSPQSGVQAQQPWVLETPIVPERLSWAEAHSASSLWDEVTILRSQLQSQAQVTEALKQAVQGLLEEREQQKYQIYALEASLRLLQGGPEQRALLLEQRLEELRRELQGLRSQVQEHARAQVQTGPGKGSATSGLHHEVQNERQLLWEESEIIREELKLLRDQLSQHQELLLKQMTEGRQAQARSWKISRSAPFLIWSPAAFSSRPRALSRRTYSLRAPRCS; this comes from the exons ATGAGTAGGAGCTGGAGCTGGTCTGAGCAGCTCGACGCGCTTCTCTATGCTACTGACGGAAATGTGGCTAGGATTAAG CAGCGTCTATATCCCCTTGGGGTCTCCACCTCAG GAGATCTGGCTGGGACCTGGATTTCCCCTCGTCACTTTTCTCCCCAGTCAGGAGTCCAAGCTCAACAACCTTGGGTTCTAGAGACTCCCATTGTCCCAgagaggctgagctgggctgaggccCACAGTGCATCTTCTCTCTGGGATGAAGTTACTATACTTCGATCTCAGCTTCAATCTCAGGCTCAG GTGACTGAGGCACTGAAGCAGGCTGTGCAGGGTCTGCTGGAAGAGCGAGAGCAGCAGAAGTACCAGATCTACGCCCTGGAAG CATCACTAAGGTTGCTGCAGGGGGGCCCAGAGCAAAGGGCCCTTCTCCTGGAGCAACGCTTGGAGGAGTTGAGAAGGGAACTGCAGGGCCTTCGAAGCCAGGTGCAGGAACATGCCCGAGCCCAAGTACAAACAGGACCAGGAAAGGGCAGTGCTACCAGTGGCCTTCACCATGAGGTGCAGAATGA GCGGCAACTGCTGTGGGAGGAGTCAGAGATTATTCGTGAGGAACTGAAGTTGCTGCGGGACCAGCTGA GCCAGCACCAGGAGCTGCTGCTGAAACAGATGACTGAGGGGCGGCAAGCTCAGGCCCGCAGCTGGAAG aTCTCCAGAAGTGCACCCTTTCTAATCTGGAGCCCAGCAGCTTTCAGCTCCAGGCCCAGAGCCTTGAGCAGGAGGACCTATTCTTTAAGGGCCCCAAGATGCTCCTGA
- the CCDC163 gene encoding transmembrane protein CCDC163 isoform X1, which produces MSRSWSWSEQLDALLYATDGNVARIKQRLYPLGVSTSAGDLAGTWISPRHFSPQSGVQAQQPWVLETPIVPERLSWAEAHSASSLWDEVTILRSQLQSQAQVTEALKQAVQGLLEEREQQKYQIYALEASLRLLQGGPEQRALLLEQRLEELRRELQGLRSQVQEHARAQVQTGPGKGSATSGLHHEVQNERQLLWEESEIIREELKLLRDQLSQHQELLLKQMTEGRQAQARSWKISRSAPFLIWSPAAFSSRPRALSRRTYSLRAPRCS; this is translated from the exons ATGAGTAGGAGCTGGAGCTGGTCTGAGCAGCTCGACGCGCTTCTCTATGCTACTGACGGAAATGTGGCTAGGATTAAG CAGCGTCTATATCCCCTTGGGGTCTCCACCTCAG CAGGAGATCTGGCTGGGACCTGGATTTCCCCTCGTCACTTTTCTCCCCAGTCAGGAGTCCAAGCTCAACAACCTTGGGTTCTAGAGACTCCCATTGTCCCAgagaggctgagctgggctgaggccCACAGTGCATCTTCTCTCTGGGATGAAGTTACTATACTTCGATCTCAGCTTCAATCTCAGGCTCAG GTGACTGAGGCACTGAAGCAGGCTGTGCAGGGTCTGCTGGAAGAGCGAGAGCAGCAGAAGTACCAGATCTACGCCCTGGAAG CATCACTAAGGTTGCTGCAGGGGGGCCCAGAGCAAAGGGCCCTTCTCCTGGAGCAACGCTTGGAGGAGTTGAGAAGGGAACTGCAGGGCCTTCGAAGCCAGGTGCAGGAACATGCCCGAGCCCAAGTACAAACAGGACCAGGAAAGGGCAGTGCTACCAGTGGCCTTCACCATGAGGTGCAGAATGA GCGGCAACTGCTGTGGGAGGAGTCAGAGATTATTCGTGAGGAACTGAAGTTGCTGCGGGACCAGCTGA GCCAGCACCAGGAGCTGCTGCTGAAACAGATGACTGAGGGGCGGCAAGCTCAGGCCCGCAGCTGGAAG aTCTCCAGAAGTGCACCCTTTCTAATCTGGAGCCCAGCAGCTTTCAGCTCCAGGCCCAGAGCCTTGAGCAGGAGGACCTATTCTTTAAGGGCCCCAAGATGCTCCTGA
- the CCDC163 gene encoding transmembrane protein CCDC163 isoform X3 yields the protein MSRSWSWSEQLDALLYATDGNVARIKQRLYPLGVSTSAGDLAGTWISPRHFSPQSGVQAQQPWVLETPIVPERLSWAEAHSASSLWDEVTILRSQLQSQAQVTEALKQAVQGLLEEREQQKYQIYALEASLRLLQGGPEQRALLLEQRLEELRRELQGLRSQVQEHARAQVQTGPGKGSATSGLHHEVQNERQLLWEESEIIREELKLLRDQLSQHQELLLKQMTEGRQAQARSWKEFHSCPPI from the exons ATGAGTAGGAGCTGGAGCTGGTCTGAGCAGCTCGACGCGCTTCTCTATGCTACTGACGGAAATGTGGCTAGGATTAAG CAGCGTCTATATCCCCTTGGGGTCTCCACCTCAG CAGGAGATCTGGCTGGGACCTGGATTTCCCCTCGTCACTTTTCTCCCCAGTCAGGAGTCCAAGCTCAACAACCTTGGGTTCTAGAGACTCCCATTGTCCCAgagaggctgagctgggctgaggccCACAGTGCATCTTCTCTCTGGGATGAAGTTACTATACTTCGATCTCAGCTTCAATCTCAGGCTCAG GTGACTGAGGCACTGAAGCAGGCTGTGCAGGGTCTGCTGGAAGAGCGAGAGCAGCAGAAGTACCAGATCTACGCCCTGGAAG CATCACTAAGGTTGCTGCAGGGGGGCCCAGAGCAAAGGGCCCTTCTCCTGGAGCAACGCTTGGAGGAGTTGAGAAGGGAACTGCAGGGCCTTCGAAGCCAGGTGCAGGAACATGCCCGAGCCCAAGTACAAACAGGACCAGGAAAGGGCAGTGCTACCAGTGGCCTTCACCATGAGGTGCAGAATGA GCGGCAACTGCTGTGGGAGGAGTCAGAGATTATTCGTGAGGAACTGAAGTTGCTGCGGGACCAGCTGA GCCAGCACCAGGAGCTGCTGCTGAAACAGATGACTGAGGGGCGGCAAGCTCAGGCCCGCAGCTGGAAG GAATTCCATTCATGTCCTCCAATCTAA